One window from the genome of Alkalihalobacillus sp. LMS6 encodes:
- a CDS encoding SDR family NAD(P)-dependent oxidoreductase translates to MSHLQGQTAIVTGGSRGIGKAIVERLATDGANVVIFDINEEALSEAEQSLQDKGLTVQAIQADVTNRDQVTKAVQEVMERFGSLEILVNNAGVIRDQMFYKMSEQDWDTVMNVHLKGAFIMTQIAQAHMIKQSYGRIINLSSTSALGNRGQANYATAKAGLQGFTKTMAIELGKYGVTTNAIAPGFIETDMTRSTADRLGISFEQLIEASVAKIPVARSGKPEDIANTVAFFADPRSGFVNGQVIYVAGGPKA, encoded by the coding sequence ATGTCACATTTACAAGGACAAACGGCGATTGTGACGGGTGGTAGTCGAGGCATTGGAAAGGCGATTGTTGAGCGACTCGCAACAGATGGGGCAAACGTCGTTATTTTTGATATAAATGAAGAGGCATTGAGTGAAGCGGAACAATCGTTACAAGATAAAGGCTTAACGGTTCAAGCTATCCAAGCAGATGTGACGAATCGTGACCAAGTAACGAAAGCGGTTCAAGAGGTGATGGAGCGTTTCGGGTCACTTGAAATTCTCGTCAATAATGCGGGGGTTATTCGTGATCAAATGTTTTATAAAATGTCAGAGCAAGATTGGGATACGGTCATGAATGTCCATTTAAAAGGTGCATTTATTATGACACAAATTGCGCAAGCCCATATGATTAAGCAATCTTACGGTCGAATTATTAATTTATCGTCGACATCGGCACTCGGCAATCGTGGTCAAGCCAACTATGCAACAGCAAAAGCTGGTCTGCAAGGTTTTACGAAGACGATGGCGATTGAGCTTGGGAAATATGGGGTTACGACAAATGCGATTGCACCAGGGTTTATTGAAACAGACATGACTCGTTCCACCGCGGATCGGTTAGGGATTTCATTTGAACAGCTTATTGAAGCGAGTGTCGCAAAAATTCCTGTTGCTCGAAGTGGAAAACCAGAAGATATTGCGAATACCGTTGCATTTTTTGCTGATCCTCGCTCTGGATTTGTAAACGGACAGGTCATTTATGTCGCAGGTGGACCAAAAGCATAA
- a CDS encoding SDR family NAD(P)-dependent oxidoreductase — protein sequence MDLRGKTVLVTGGAKGVGRAIVQALAEAGATIALHYHHSEKEAHETVEELRRANITLCAVKANLAHFAEVEAMKNELDQTLGHVDMVVNNAGYTKTKSFFAYKPDEWREEVDVCLHGVMNLAYTFVPPMKERGKGKFIQVVGDSARTGDRHLIISAAARNGAISFMKSLAQEVGRDNIQCNTLSLGLIDKGDLPFKDEVRQKIMKQYPAKRLGEPSDVTGAVGFLLSPASDWITGQVLPVNGGHSMFG from the coding sequence ATGGATTTACGCGGGAAAACCGTACTCGTAACAGGAGGTGCAAAAGGGGTTGGTCGAGCAATTGTGCAAGCTCTTGCGGAAGCAGGGGCCACGATTGCGCTCCACTACCATCACTCTGAAAAAGAAGCCCACGAGACTGTGGAAGAACTAAGGAGAGCCAACATTACCTTATGCGCAGTAAAGGCCAACCTCGCACATTTTGCAGAGGTGGAAGCAATGAAAAACGAGCTTGATCAAACCCTCGGGCACGTGGATATGGTCGTCAACAATGCAGGCTATACGAAAACAAAATCGTTTTTTGCTTATAAGCCAGATGAGTGGCGCGAAGAAGTAGACGTCTGTTTACACGGTGTGATGAATCTCGCGTACACGTTTGTTCCACCAATGAAAGAGCGCGGTAAAGGCAAGTTTATTCAAGTCGTTGGGGATTCTGCACGGACAGGGGATCGTCACCTGATTATTTCAGCGGCAGCCCGTAATGGTGCAATTAGCTTTATGAAATCGCTGGCGCAAGAAGTAGGGCGGGATAACATTCAATGTAATACACTCTCCCTAGGTTTAATTGATAAAGGAGACTTGCCGTTCAAAGACGAAGTGCGCCAGAAAATTATGAAGCAATATCCAGCAAAGCGGTTAGGAGAACCGTCTGATGTAACAGGCGCCGTGGGATTTTTGTTATCGCCTGCTTCAGATTGGATTACAGGGCAAGTGCTGCCGGTTAATGGCGGCCATTCCATGTTTGGATAA
- a CDS encoding TetR/AcrR family transcriptional regulator: MNERKKHVAESALKLFQEKGIQHTSIQDILKAAAISKGTFYNYFSSKNDCVAEILEDLRYEASQRRIAAQIGKARNDRTIFIEQISILIKLQEEKHLYRLFEAILHSNEADLKKLVLKHRVHDIEWLSERLIEVQGDSIRSFAFEGVILFTGMLQQTLFVHRYTNSSYHLETVIDILLSYLEEILKKMEREQQFLLNDAAIQQFRLQVEHKAVTKQDVLSYADSLDIAHFYEEQKDLFDAILEELHKERIRKAVLLPLLKPFQASAQDTTMEESIQSFINMIWYYVHSY; this comes from the coding sequence ATGAACGAACGAAAGAAACATGTAGCCGAATCTGCTCTTAAACTCTTTCAAGAGAAAGGCATTCAACATACATCGATCCAAGATATTTTAAAAGCGGCCGCTATTTCTAAGGGAACGTTTTATAATTATTTTTCTTCAAAAAACGATTGTGTGGCGGAAATTCTCGAAGATTTGCGGTATGAAGCGAGTCAACGCCGAATCGCCGCGCAAATTGGGAAAGCACGCAATGATCGCACTATTTTCATTGAGCAGATTTCCATTTTAATCAAACTACAAGAGGAAAAGCATCTGTATCGTTTGTTTGAAGCCATTTTGCATTCGAATGAAGCAGATTTAAAAAAACTCGTGTTAAAGCATCGCGTTCATGATATAGAATGGCTATCTGAGCGATTAATTGAAGTACAAGGCGATTCGATTCGATCATTTGCGTTTGAAGGAGTTATTTTGTTTACAGGAATGCTTCAACAAACCTTATTTGTCCATCGCTATACAAATAGTAGTTACCATTTAGAAACGGTCATAGACATTCTTTTATCGTATTTAGAAGAAATTTTGAAGAAAATGGAACGAGAACAGCAATTTTTGCTTAACGATGCAGCCATTCAGCAATTCCGCTTGCAAGTAGAGCATAAAGCCGTCACGAAACAAGACGTCCTGTCTTATGCAGACTCATTGGATATCGCTCACTTTTATGAAGAGCAGAAGGACTTATTTGATGCCATCCTAGAAGAGCTCCATAAAGAACGAATTCGAAAAGCGGTTCTGTTACCTTTATTAAAGCCATTTCAAGCGTCTGCACAAGACACGACCATGGAAGAGTCCATTCAGTCGTTCATTAATATGATCTGGTATTATGTACATTCGTATTAA
- a CDS encoding acyl-CoA dehydrogenase family protein, translated as MDFSFNEEQQYFAKMLREFAKEELLPNYTRWDREGVTPKHLWEKLGELGVNGLRIPEEYGGSGADCVTTGIAAEEIGKGDFNLTYAVMLNALIGEIIATHASDTIKKEWLPKIALGESIVGIAITEPSAGTDAGGIKTTAVYKDGAYVLNGEKSGISVATSGDAFIIFAKTNPELGNRGISAFIVPADLKGLETKGYEDLGNIPVSRGSLYLHDVVVPEEYLIGLEGKGFAQVMNGFDLSRLLIGLQCVGAAMQSLEETIEHVKMRHSFGKPLATYQGVSFPIVTHYTQLDMVRWQAYRGLWLRDQGLKHSKESAAVKWLGPKYSQEAIHECLLLNGHYAYTKEMPLEQRLRDVIGLEIGDGTAQANQMVIAKDIIGKEYRSY; from the coding sequence ATGGACTTTTCATTCAATGAAGAACAGCAGTATTTCGCTAAAATGTTGCGAGAGTTTGCGAAAGAAGAGCTGCTGCCAAACTATACACGATGGGACCGAGAAGGCGTTACGCCAAAACATTTATGGGAAAAGTTAGGTGAGCTAGGAGTCAATGGGCTACGAATACCTGAAGAGTATGGAGGCAGCGGTGCAGATTGCGTCACAACGGGGATTGCAGCCGAAGAGATTGGAAAAGGCGATTTTAATCTAACCTATGCTGTAATGCTTAATGCACTAATTGGCGAAATTATTGCGACACATGCTAGTGACACGATAAAAAAAGAATGGCTCCCGAAAATCGCTTTAGGTGAGAGTATTGTCGGTATTGCAATTACAGAACCGTCTGCTGGCACCGATGCTGGCGGTATTAAAACGACGGCTGTTTATAAAGATGGCGCATACGTGTTAAACGGCGAAAAATCTGGTATTAGTGTCGCCACTTCAGGTGATGCATTTATCATTTTTGCGAAAACGAACCCTGAGCTCGGGAATCGCGGCATATCGGCTTTTATCGTCCCAGCTGATTTAAAAGGGTTAGAAACAAAAGGGTATGAGGATTTAGGCAATATTCCAGTCAGTCGAGGTTCTCTTTACTTACATGATGTTGTCGTACCAGAAGAATATTTAATTGGGCTAGAGGGGAAGGGATTTGCGCAAGTCATGAACGGCTTTGATTTAAGTCGATTATTAATCGGGCTGCAATGTGTTGGAGCGGCGATGCAAAGTCTTGAGGAGACCATTGAACATGTGAAGATGAGACACTCGTTCGGAAAACCGCTTGCCACGTATCAAGGTGTTTCATTTCCAATTGTTACCCACTATACCCAGCTCGATATGGTGAGGTGGCAAGCGTATCGAGGACTGTGGTTGCGCGATCAAGGATTAAAGCATTCAAAAGAATCGGCCGCAGTGAAATGGCTTGGACCGAAATATAGTCAAGAAGCGATTCATGAATGTCTGCTCTTAAATGGACATTATGCCTATACAAAAGAAATGCCGTTAGAACAGCGCCTGCGAGATGTCATTGGACTGGAGATCGGCGACGGGACCGCACAGGCGAACCAAATGGTCATTGCCAAAGACATTATTGGTAAAGAGTATCGATCGTATTAA
- a CDS encoding acyl-CoA dehydrogenase family protein, translating to MNFNLTEDEQLLKKGIRDFIDHEVDPRAMEIEETNEIPADIMEKTKEMGLFALSVPEQYGGLGLSMVGKCAVLEEIGRTHNGYTTVIGGHTGIGGVGIVEFGTEKQKEKYLPPMASGEMIGAFALTEPSAGSHASNLKTTAVKKGDHYILNGSKHYITNAPIAGIFTVMAVTDPSKGAKGITSFIVERDTPGLIIGKIEQKMGLHGSHSSELFFEDCAVPAENILGEVGQGYMNALKILANGRAGMAARNLGSCDKLLDLSLTFSQERIQFGKPIFEQQIIQHYLADMAMEIEALRSMTYRVAWMVDEGKKVIKEAAMVKLFGSETYGRVADKAVQIHGGIGYISEYPIERFYRDARITRIYEGTSEIQKNIIATQLQKEMK from the coding sequence TTGAACTTTAATTTAACGGAAGATGAACAGTTGTTAAAAAAGGGGATTCGCGATTTTATTGACCACGAAGTTGATCCAAGAGCGATGGAGATCGAAGAAACCAACGAGATTCCAGCAGATATCATGGAAAAGACAAAAGAAATGGGTTTGTTTGCTTTAAGTGTACCGGAACAATATGGTGGTCTCGGACTTAGTATGGTCGGGAAATGCGCGGTTCTAGAAGAAATTGGTCGGACCCATAATGGCTATACGACTGTAATTGGCGGGCATACAGGTATTGGTGGCGTCGGTATTGTTGAGTTTGGGACAGAAAAACAGAAGGAAAAATACTTACCGCCGATGGCAAGTGGAGAGATGATTGGCGCGTTTGCCTTAACAGAGCCGAGCGCAGGCTCTCACGCATCCAATCTAAAAACTACTGCAGTGAAAAAAGGCGATCACTATATTTTAAATGGAAGTAAGCACTATATTACGAATGCTCCAATTGCTGGTATTTTTACCGTGATGGCTGTGACAGATCCATCAAAAGGAGCGAAAGGAATTACGTCGTTCATTGTCGAAAGGGATACACCAGGACTGATTATCGGCAAAATTGAACAGAAAATGGGTTTACACGGGTCCCACTCGTCGGAACTTTTCTTTGAAGATTGCGCAGTTCCTGCTGAGAACATCCTCGGCGAAGTTGGGCAAGGTTATATGAATGCGTTAAAAATTTTAGCGAATGGCCGTGCAGGGATGGCCGCTCGTAACCTAGGCTCATGTGATAAACTACTTGATTTATCGCTTACGTTTTCACAGGAACGGATCCAGTTTGGTAAGCCGATTTTTGAACAGCAAATCATTCAACATTATCTCGCCGATATGGCGATGGAAATTGAAGCATTGCGTTCCATGACATACCGGGTTGCGTGGATGGTCGACGAAGGGAAGAAAGTGATTAAAGAAGCGGCGATGGTGAAGCTCTTTGGCTCAGAAACCTACGGAAGAGTGGCTGATAAAGCAGTTCAAATCCATGGTGGGATTGGCTATATTTCCGAATACCCGATCGAACGGTTTTATCGTGATGCACGAATTACGCGCATCTACGAAGGCACGTCCGAGATCCAAAAGAATATTATCGCAACCCAATTACAAAAGGAAATGAAGTGA
- a CDS encoding MaoC/PaaZ C-terminal domain-containing protein, with translation MSTIMKMTNGDSLPSIKLEPVTREDLIAYANASGDHNPIHQDDQEALNAGLPGIIAHGMWTMGNLTKLFTPYVEEGYMEEIQIRFRGMVFLGDVVTLEARADEVSDETVRFSVRASQQDDRSVLEGEVFMRLYGE, from the coding sequence ATGAGCACAATCATGAAGATGACAAACGGTGATTCACTCCCATCTATAAAACTTGAGCCAGTGACACGTGAAGATTTAATTGCCTATGCGAATGCTTCTGGAGATCATAACCCGATTCATCAAGATGACCAAGAAGCGTTAAACGCAGGGTTACCAGGCATTATCGCCCATGGCATGTGGACAATGGGGAATTTAACAAAACTGTTTACGCCATATGTGGAAGAAGGATATATGGAAGAGATCCAGATTCGCTTTCGGGGAATGGTTTTTCTAGGTGATGTGGTGACGCTCGAAGCCCGAGCAGATGAGGTTTCTGATGAGACCGTTCGGTTTAGCGTTCGTGCAAGTCAGCAAGACGATCGTTCCGTATTAGAAGGGGAGGTATTCATGCGGTTGTATGGAGAGTAA
- a CDS encoding SDR family NAD(P)-dependent oxidoreductase encodes MEKRVAFVTGAGRGMGREISLTLAKQDMTIIVTDVNMENAEETVSHVHNLGGEAYAVYCDVTSLESVQQAVEKAMSHTSQIDVLVNNAGWDKIEPFLKSEPSTWQTIIAINLMGQIHTCKEILPKMIESGYGKVINIASDSGRVGSSGEAVYSAAKGGIITLTKTLAREMARHKINVNCIAPGPADTPLFQEIGTYNEGIAAALTKAIPFRRLAEPSDIANAVRFFASDESSYITGQTLSVSGGLTMV; translated from the coding sequence ATGGAAAAGCGTGTCGCATTTGTTACTGGTGCTGGAAGAGGTATGGGTAGAGAAATATCATTAACGCTAGCAAAGCAAGACATGACGATTATCGTGACAGACGTCAATATGGAAAATGCAGAAGAAACCGTCTCGCACGTGCATAATTTGGGAGGCGAGGCGTATGCTGTTTATTGCGATGTGACATCATTAGAAAGTGTCCAACAAGCCGTAGAAAAGGCAATGAGTCATACGAGTCAAATTGATGTACTCGTTAATAATGCAGGTTGGGATAAGATTGAACCATTCTTAAAAAGTGAACCGAGTACGTGGCAGACAATTATTGCGATTAACTTAATGGGGCAAATTCATACATGTAAAGAAATTTTGCCGAAGATGATTGAAAGCGGTTACGGGAAAGTCATTAACATCGCTTCTGATTCTGGAAGAGTTGGGTCAAGTGGAGAAGCAGTATATTCAGCAGCAAAAGGCGGCATCATTACTTTGACGAAAACCCTTGCTCGAGAAATGGCTCGACATAAGATTAATGTAAATTGTATTGCGCCGGGACCTGCGGATACGCCGTTATTCCAAGAGATCGGGACATATAACGAAGGCATTGCAGCCGCATTAACAAAGGCGATTCCGTTCCGACGTCTTGCAGAACCGAGTGATATTGCCAATGCGGTTCGTTTCTTTGCATCAGATGAATCAAGCTATATTACCGGGCAAACCCTTTCTGTCAGTGGCGGCTTAACAATGGTGTGA
- a CDS encoding AMP-binding protein, with amino-acid sequence MKQNTLLTPEYIANNESKWPNKTIIDYLDEAIQRYPHKRAIVDHKSCYTYEELGRMVDRVALGLLEHGLQKGDVLSLQLPNWNEFIILHYAASKIGAITNPLVPIYRDREIGHMVATVEAKMIVIPDEFRGFHYPEMLERLKPTLPHLQEIFVLGETVPETMKPLTRLMDDPWEERKSVADLQQITHNPNDVTEIIFTSGTTGQPKGVMHTHNTLCVSTNYWIDRLHLTADNVMFMASTFAHQTGFGYGVRLPTHYGGTAIYQDIWDPGEFLKLVETEKITFTAGATPFLQDTVQYPNVETYNLASLHSFVALGAPLPRSLVKEAFAKVPFTILAGWGQTEDGLVTLTKPEDEEEKITGTDGVPFEGMELKIVDETGIEVPRNTEGDLLCRGPALFIGYYKQLEKTLEEFQADWFVTGDRAVMDDDGYIRIAGRNKDIIIRGGENIPVAYVENALYEHPDIAIVQLIAMPDPRLQEKGCAFIRLKTEASALSLADVQQFLKEKGVAKQYWPEHVEIVDDFPRTPSGKIQKYRLRDEISKVMKET; translated from the coding sequence GTGAAACAAAACACGCTGTTGACTCCAGAGTATATTGCAAACAACGAATCGAAATGGCCGAATAAAACAATTATTGATTATTTAGATGAAGCGATTCAACGCTATCCCCATAAACGAGCAATCGTTGATCACAAAAGTTGTTATACCTACGAAGAGCTTGGAAGAATGGTAGATCGTGTCGCGCTAGGTTTGCTCGAACATGGTTTGCAAAAAGGTGATGTGCTTTCGCTCCAGCTACCAAATTGGAATGAATTTATTATTCTCCATTATGCCGCAAGTAAAATTGGTGCGATTACAAATCCACTTGTCCCAATTTATCGCGATCGTGAAATTGGTCATATGGTCGCAACGGTTGAGGCAAAAATGATCGTCATTCCTGATGAGTTTCGTGGATTTCATTATCCGGAGATGCTAGAGCGATTAAAACCGACATTGCCGCACCTTCAAGAGATTTTTGTGTTAGGGGAAACTGTACCAGAAACAATGAAACCGCTTACTAGATTAATGGATGATCCGTGGGAAGAAAGAAAGTCAGTCGCTGACCTACAGCAGATTACTCATAATCCAAATGATGTGACGGAAATTATTTTTACATCGGGCACAACAGGTCAGCCAAAAGGCGTCATGCATACGCATAATACTTTATGCGTGTCGACGAATTATTGGATTGATCGGCTGCACTTAACAGCCGATAACGTCATGTTTATGGCGTCGACGTTTGCCCATCAAACCGGTTTTGGTTATGGCGTTCGCCTCCCTACACATTATGGTGGAACCGCCATCTATCAAGATATCTGGGACCCAGGTGAATTTTTAAAATTAGTCGAGACAGAAAAAATCACGTTTACGGCAGGGGCAACCCCTTTTCTTCAAGATACTGTGCAGTATCCAAATGTAGAAACGTACAATCTTGCATCGCTTCATTCCTTTGTAGCACTCGGTGCCCCCTTACCTCGCTCGCTGGTTAAAGAAGCATTTGCGAAGGTTCCGTTTACGATTCTAGCAGGCTGGGGCCAAACGGAAGATGGGTTAGTGACGCTGACGAAACCAGAAGATGAAGAAGAGAAGATTACAGGGACAGACGGTGTTCCTTTTGAAGGAATGGAACTAAAGATTGTTGATGAAACCGGAATAGAAGTGCCTCGAAACACGGAAGGCGACCTTCTATGTCGAGGACCTGCGTTATTTATTGGCTATTACAAACAGCTTGAAAAGACATTGGAAGAATTTCAAGCTGATTGGTTTGTAACAGGGGATCGAGCGGTAATGGATGACGATGGCTATATTCGTATTGCTGGTAGGAACAAGGACATTATTATACGAGGTGGCGAAAATATTCCAGTGGCTTACGTGGAAAATGCGCTTTATGAGCACCCGGATATTGCGATTGTCCAGCTTATTGCAATGCCTGACCCCAGATTACAAGAAAAAGGCTGTGCATTTATCCGTTTGAAAACAGAAGCATCAGCATTAAGTCTTGCAGATGTCCAACAGTTTTTAAAAGAAAAAGGGGTCGCAAAACAGTATTGGCCGGAGCACGTCGAAATTGTCGATGATTTTCCGCGAACGCCTAGCGGCAAAATTCAAAAATATCGTTTGCGCGATGAGATTTCAAAGGTAATGAAAGAAACGTAA
- a CDS encoding sigma-54-dependent Fis family transcriptional regulator, with translation MLTTTERKVDWGYIETNEHSQIVFLSDELCATFQIVKDEWLGVPARELIRDPSSRKPKHVFFGRITGYACLIRVVHLDQHRQYHVLIRQDEVTQVELMPFMNAIESTSKKKNQSRQSKYSFSEVLGESESMEQVKELAARIATSQSTVLLTGESGTGKELFAQAIHGLSTRKHDPFVAVNCAAIPADLFESEVFGYEGGAFSGAKREGKPGKVELAQHGTLFLDEISELPYAAQGKLLRVLQEREIERLGGTSSKNVDIRIIAATNRDLSMLVHEGKFRQDLFYRLYVFDLKIPALRQRKEDILLLAESFVAIFNDRLGLQVESIDMEMQQWMLHYEWPGNVRELKAYIERAMNLTNGHVLKRPVEPMLSQPVEVGTDRPLYSLEDEVRRAEENAIRKALKQAEGDRTTAARLLGIHLASLYRKLSKYQIKD, from the coding sequence ATGCTTACTACGACAGAGCGCAAGGTTGATTGGGGTTACATTGAGACGAATGAACATAGTCAAATTGTTTTTCTTAGTGATGAGTTGTGCGCAACTTTTCAGATCGTAAAAGATGAATGGCTTGGGGTGCCGGCGAGGGAGCTCATTCGTGATCCGAGCAGCCGAAAGCCTAAACATGTCTTCTTTGGTCGTATAACTGGCTACGCATGCCTCATTCGAGTCGTTCATCTTGACCAGCATAGGCAGTATCATGTGCTTATCCGTCAAGACGAGGTCACGCAAGTTGAATTGATGCCATTTATGAATGCGATTGAGAGCACATCGAAAAAGAAAAACCAGTCAAGACAAAGCAAATATAGTTTTTCAGAAGTGCTTGGTGAGAGCGAATCCATGGAGCAGGTGAAGGAATTAGCTGCGCGAATTGCGACGAGCCAATCGACCGTATTGCTTACTGGTGAAAGTGGAACAGGGAAAGAACTGTTTGCGCAAGCCATACACGGGTTAAGCACACGCAAACATGATCCATTCGTCGCAGTCAATTGTGCAGCCATTCCTGCTGATTTGTTTGAGTCAGAAGTGTTTGGCTATGAAGGTGGTGCGTTTAGCGGAGCGAAAAGGGAAGGGAAGCCGGGAAAAGTCGAGTTAGCGCAGCACGGGACCTTGTTTTTGGACGAAATTTCAGAGCTTCCTTATGCAGCACAAGGAAAACTGCTGCGGGTTTTGCAAGAGCGAGAGATTGAACGGCTTGGGGGTACGAGTAGTAAGAATGTAGATATTCGAATTATAGCGGCGACGAACCGTGATTTGAGTATGCTCGTCCACGAAGGTAAGTTCCGCCAAGATTTGTTTTATCGGCTATACGTATTTGATTTGAAAATTCCTGCGCTACGTCAGCGGAAAGAAGACATCTTGCTTTTGGCGGAGTCGTTTGTCGCTATATTTAACGACCGATTAGGCTTGCAGGTTGAATCAATTGATATGGAGATGCAGCAATGGATGCTCCATTATGAGTGGCCAGGAAATGTGCGAGAGTTAAAAGCGTATATTGAACGGGCGATGAATTTAACAAATGGGCATGTACTAAAGCGACCTGTTGAGCCGATGCTTTCACAACCAGTAGAGGTAGGCACGGATCGACCACTTTATTCATTAGAAGATGAAGTGAGACGCGCTGAGGAGAACGCAATCCGTAAAGCTTTGAAACAAGCTGAAGGGGATCGGACAACGGCCGCACGTCTATTAGGGATTCACCTCGCAAGCTTATATCGAAAACTGTCAAAATATCAAATAAAAGATTAA
- a CDS encoding MaoC family dehydratase N-terminal domain-containing protein: MFEEIIGKKSNRVKNTVSREAVVTFATAIGDPHPIYVDESYGKTTRFKQNLAPPTFPRTFQYGEVAGLNLPKKGLIHGEQTYHYTRPLMVGEEVYCFLKVEAYVEKEGKSGKMGFLTLVGTGEDVDGDVLFSSKQVIIINAAVRKAMSQ; encoded by the coding sequence ATGTTTGAAGAAATCATCGGAAAGAAATCGAATCGAGTGAAAAACACGGTTTCCCGTGAGGCCGTCGTCACGTTTGCTACTGCGATCGGTGACCCTCACCCTATCTATGTCGATGAATCGTACGGAAAGACAACCCGCTTTAAACAAAACCTCGCCCCACCAACGTTTCCGCGCACGTTTCAGTATGGTGAGGTTGCAGGGTTGAATTTGCCGAAGAAAGGACTGATTCACGGGGAGCAAACGTATCATTATACGCGCCCGCTTATGGTTGGTGAGGAAGTCTACTGTTTTTTAAAAGTGGAAGCGTACGTGGAGAAGGAAGGAAAGAGTGGGAAAATGGGCTTCCTAACATTAGTAGGTACTGGTGAAGATGTGGATGGAGACGTTCTTTTTTCATCAAAACAAGTGATTATCATCAATGCCGCGGTGAGAAAGGCGATGAGCCAATGA
- the menB gene encoding 1,4-dihydroxy-2-naphthoyl-CoA synthase yields MDLQDVQYEKANGIAKITINRPEVYNAFRARTIEELIWSFRDAWDDNRIGAVILTGAGEKAFCVGGDQKEKGDEGGYDYQGGLGGGIGLEVENLHQTIRNIPKPVIAAVNGFAIGGGHVLHVICDLTIAADTAKFGQTGPKVGSFDAGFGSAYLARIVGEKKAREIWYLCEKYSAEECKEMGLVNKVVPANELAQAAQEWAEKIVEKSPTAIKVLKLSFNADSQNIQGISQLAMSNLALFYNTAESEEGKNAFLEKRPVDFKKFRG; encoded by the coding sequence TTGGACTTACAAGATGTGCAGTATGAAAAAGCGAATGGAATTGCAAAGATTACCATTAATCGTCCAGAAGTATACAATGCGTTCCGAGCGCGAACGATTGAAGAGCTCATTTGGAGTTTTCGAGATGCATGGGATGACAACCGAATCGGAGCGGTTATTTTAACAGGAGCAGGGGAAAAGGCGTTTTGTGTTGGTGGAGATCAAAAAGAGAAAGGCGATGAAGGTGGCTACGATTATCAAGGCGGACTTGGCGGTGGCATTGGTCTTGAAGTGGAAAACTTGCATCAAACGATTCGAAATATTCCTAAGCCTGTGATCGCGGCAGTGAACGGCTTCGCAATTGGCGGCGGTCATGTGCTCCATGTCATTTGTGATTTAACCATTGCGGCAGATACAGCTAAATTTGGGCAAACCGGTCCCAAAGTAGGGAGTTTCGATGCCGGGTTTGGTTCTGCTTATTTAGCTCGAATTGTCGGGGAGAAAAAGGCGCGGGAAATTTGGTATTTATGTGAGAAATACTCCGCAGAAGAGTGCAAGGAGATGGGATTAGTCAACAAGGTAGTTCCGGCTAATGAATTAGCGCAAGCTGCTCAAGAGTGGGCAGAGAAAATTGTTGAGAAGAGCCCAACAGCGATTAAAGTATTAAAGCTTTCGTTTAATGCTGATAGTCAAAACATCCAAGGGATCTCACAGCTTGCCATGTCGAATCTAGCATTGTTTTACAATACGGCCGAATCAGAAGAAGGGAAGAATGCATTTTTAGAAAAAAGACCCGTTGATTTCAAAAAATTTAGAGGGTGA